A DNA window from Hyphomicrobiales bacterium 4NK60-0047b contains the following coding sequences:
- a CDS encoding alpha/beta hydrolase has product MELVSLYKNPIPEGAHSGKVQIDERVYLRYARWAPTTHYVRGTVVLVQGRSEYIEKYFETVSDLRRRGFWVATFDWRGQGRSSRDLNNPNKGHIWDFGQYDNDLKHFMSEVVLPDCPKPYYALGHSMGAHNLLRNAGMGLCQFERIVLSAPMLRLSREITGLPHEVVSVAATLAGWCGLGESYVLHGKDENMNLRGFRKNKLTRDKERFQRNKEILEAAPELSIGSPTYAWLLAALRSTSLVMQPSFTQKIKISILLVGAGSDRIVSNFATREFAERMKNGSNVIIPNSRHEILQEVDSVRDQFWAGFDAFIPGEDQAVSSLKRSA; this is encoded by the coding sequence GTGGAACTTGTCAGTCTATATAAAAACCCCATCCCCGAAGGGGCGCATTCAGGCAAGGTCCAGATAGATGAGCGAGTGTATCTTCGATATGCCCGTTGGGCACCGACCACTCACTATGTCCGGGGAACAGTTGTACTGGTGCAAGGGCGCTCCGAATATATTGAAAAATATTTTGAAACGGTAAGTGATTTAAGACGACGCGGCTTTTGGGTGGCAACGTTTGATTGGCGCGGTCAGGGGCGCTCAAGCAGAGATTTAAACAATCCAAATAAAGGTCATATTTGGGATTTTGGTCAATATGATAATGACCTCAAACATTTTATGTCCGAAGTTGTGCTACCAGATTGCCCAAAACCATATTACGCCCTTGGTCATTCAATGGGAGCACACAATTTATTGCGCAATGCCGGAATGGGGCTTTGTCAGTTTGAAAGAATTGTCCTCTCGGCGCCAATGTTGCGTCTTTCACGTGAAATTACGGGACTTCCCCATGAAGTTGTGAGTGTGGCTGCCACATTGGCTGGTTGGTGTGGTTTGGGCGAATCTTATGTTCTGCATGGCAAAGATGAAAATATGAACCTAAGAGGTTTTAGAAAAAACAAACTCACAAGAGACAAAGAACGTTTTCAAAGAAACAAGGAAATTTTAGAAGCTGCCCCTGAATTATCCATAGGTTCTCCTACCTATGCCTGGTTACTAGCCGCACTCCGATCAACAAGCTTGGTTATGCAACCCTCATTTACGCAAAAAATAAAGATCTCAATTTTACTTGTTGGCGCTGGGTCAGATAGAATTGTCTCAAACTTTGCAACAAGAGAATTTGCGGAACGCATGAAGAATGGCAGTAATGTCATCATACCAAATTCCCGTCATGAAATATTGCAAGAGGTCGACAGTGTGAGAGACCAGTTCTGGGCAGGCTTTGACGCTTTTATTCCAGGCGAAGATCAAGCTGTTTCCAGCCTTAAAAGATCGGCTTAA
- the hisN gene encoding histidinol-phosphatase produces MNGLGQMNGEAMTDNSINNFKAYLASAHEMADLSSREILPFFRHEFAVLHKDGKGIFDPVTDADRKSEQAIRSYLGENWPNHSIIGEEYGQDIKDDDHCWIIDPIDGTRAFVLGSPLWGTLIGLNFQERPLIGMMNQPFTGERFWASPDGAFARWGGTEHALSTRACHDLSEAVITTTCPDLFANDTDRVQFDELRSHCRMTRYGGDCYNYCLLAMGTVDLIVESGLAAYDIAPLIPLIEQSGGVITTWSGESAAKGGQIIAAGSQQLHEKALEIFSKAAV; encoded by the coding sequence ATGAATGGCTTAGGCCAAATGAATGGTGAAGCCATGACTGATAACTCCATTAATAATTTCAAAGCCTACCTAGCCTCTGCCCATGAGATGGCTGATTTATCTTCAAGGGAAATTTTACCCTTTTTTCGTCATGAATTTGCAGTTTTACACAAGGACGGTAAGGGGATTTTTGACCCTGTAACGGATGCTGACCGAAAATCGGAACAAGCGATTCGTTCCTATTTAGGAGAAAATTGGCCCAATCACTCCATTATTGGCGAAGAATATGGACAAGATATCAAGGATGATGATCATTGCTGGATCATTGATCCGATTGATGGCACACGTGCTTTTGTTCTTGGAAGCCCTTTATGGGGAACTTTAATTGGCTTGAATTTCCAAGAGCGCCCTCTTATTGGCATGATGAACCAACCTTTTACTGGTGAGCGTTTCTGGGCGTCACCTGATGGGGCCTTTGCCCGATGGGGTGGTACCGAACATGCACTTAGTACACGTGCTTGCCATGACCTTTCAGAAGCGGTTATTACGACAACTTGCCCTGATTTATTTGCAAACGATACTGACCGCGTCCAGTTTGATGAACTGCGGTCTCATTGCCGGATGACACGCTATGGTGGAGATTGCTATAATTATTGTTTGCTGGCCATGGGAACTGTGGACTTAATTGTTGAATCTGGCTTAGCTGCGTACGATATTGCGCCGCTTATACCCTTAATTGAACAATCTGGTGGAGTGATTACAACTTGGTCAGGTGAGAGTGCAGCTAAGGGAGGGCAAATTATAGCTGCCGGTTCACAGCAGTTGCATGAAAAAGCTCTTGAAATATTTTCAAAGGCTGCTGTTTAA
- a CDS encoding N-formylglutamate amidohydrolase, which produces MDDFQLHYTDQLKVPGFIVSNPDLITVPFVFNSPHSGRHYTPYFLNQSRLSPLLLRKSEDALVDYMYEFVTDLGAPLLSATFPRAYVDVNREPYELDPHLISSPLPSHANSESVRVAAGLGTIARVVGTGLEIYRQQLTLEEALWRIENFYYPYHQALKSLLDEQVGRFNKAILIDCHSMPSSSPSYSSSIRPDIVIGDRFGHSANSEMVTYLIELLSEKGFNVAYNTPYAGGYITEHYGNPKALIHAIQVEIDRSLYMDEVLLEPHSGFSELSEKLESVFKRFVTDVTQSLIPNQRAAE; this is translated from the coding sequence ATGGACGATTTTCAACTTCATTACACAGATCAACTGAAGGTACCTGGGTTTATTGTATCAAATCCGGACCTGATTACTGTGCCATTTGTGTTCAATTCTCCTCATAGCGGCCGTCATTACACTCCGTATTTTCTAAATCAATCACGATTAAGCCCTTTATTGTTGCGTAAATCTGAAGATGCTTTGGTTGATTATATGTATGAGTTTGTAACGGACCTTGGCGCTCCCTTGCTTTCTGCAACGTTTCCGCGCGCTTATGTTGATGTTAACAGAGAACCTTATGAGCTTGACCCTCATTTAATTTCTTCTCCGCTACCATCTCATGCCAATAGTGAAAGTGTTCGTGTGGCAGCTGGGCTTGGCACTATTGCACGTGTTGTTGGCACTGGATTAGAAATTTACCGACAACAATTAACACTTGAAGAAGCATTGTGGCGCATTGAGAATTTTTATTATCCCTATCACCAGGCATTGAAATCTTTACTTGATGAGCAAGTTGGTCGCTTTAACAAAGCCATTTTAATTGATTGTCATTCGATGCCGTCTAGTTCGCCAAGTTACTCCAGTTCAATTCGTCCAGACATTGTAATTGGCGATCGTTTTGGTCATTCAGCTAACAGCGAAATGGTCACCTATCTCATAGAGCTGTTAAGTGAGAAAGGGTTTAACGTTGCTTATAATACGCCTTATGCTGGTGGTTATATTACTGAGCATTATGGCAATCCAAAAGCTTTAATCCATGCTATTCAGGTCGAAATTGATCGCTCTTTATACATGGATGAGGTTTTACTTGAACCGCATAGTGGATTTAGTGAATTAAGTGAAAAGTTAGAAAGTGTCTTTAAACGCTTTGTCACCGATGTGACACAATCGCTCATACCTAATCAACGCGCTGCTGAGTAA
- the cpdR1 gene encoding response regulator CpdR1, with the protein MSENKPSEKKTQKILLAEDDESMRVFLQKALSKAGYEVKSFGTGIEAFERLKEEPFTLLLTDIVMPEMDGIELARKAAEVDPELKIMFITGFAAVALNAENSTPDAKVLSKPFHLRDLVNEVDRMLAA; encoded by the coding sequence ATGTCAGAAAACAAGCCATCAGAGAAAAAAACACAAAAAATACTGCTTGCAGAAGACGACGAATCTATGCGTGTATTCTTACAAAAAGCATTAAGTAAAGCCGGATATGAAGTAAAATCCTTCGGCACCGGCATTGAAGCATTTGAGCGTTTGAAAGAAGAACCATTTACCCTCTTGTTAACTGATATCGTCATGCCTGAAATGGATGGCATTGAACTAGCTAGAAAAGCAGCTGAAGTTGATCCAGAGCTAAAAATTATGTTTATCACTGGTTTTGCAGCAGTTGCATTAAATGCTGAAAATTCAACACCAGATGCAAAGGTTCTCTCTAAACCTTTCCACTTGCGTGATCTGGTAAATGAAGTCGACCGTATGCTTGCAGCATAA